The following are encoded in a window of Arthrobacter antioxidans genomic DNA:
- a CDS encoding ABC transporter permease, which translates to MSRGTGTRMLRSPLVIVTLLILTWFSAAFLLWPNLNLLAETFFPNGQFTGRAVERLLSSDRAMKSLANSFLLAVVLAVTVNIVGVFVVLVTQYFRIRGSRTLWLGYATTFLFGGIVLAAGYKFIYGADGIVTKLVANYFPDMDREWFGGFFAVLFVMTFATTTNHLLFLGNAIRNVDFQTIEAARNMGASDWTTLRRVVLPVLKPTLFAVTILSFLTGLGALSAPQVLGGEEFQTITPMILTFANTSTSRDIAALLALILGLATIAMLAVMTRLERGGTYYSVAKVSAPLQKQSIRSRPANVVVHVLAYLLFLVYTSPLVLILLYSFMDSTAISTGVLSLDRFTLENYTRVLSQESALRPFVVSIVYSGLAAIITVGGLLFVARIIQKHRTRITSTFEYLLHIPWILPAAMIALGLVMTYDEPNPLLGGAVLSGTTVILLVAFVVVKIPFTLRMLKAAFTSVNDSMEEAATVMGAGALYTFRRILLPAVLPTAAAIAALNFNSQLDDYDTAVFLAHPLYQPLGLQIKANTDGGADVNAIGNTFVYTVLLMILMGLTMYLVYGRTGKRRAKRVPGRPTAPTGPDSPTSIPGNQTSPLPGPAVSEEGATVPGTPSRVM; encoded by the coding sequence ATGAGCCGCGGTACCGGCACCCGCATGCTGAGGTCACCCCTGGTCATCGTGACGCTGCTGATTCTCACCTGGTTCAGTGCCGCGTTCCTGCTCTGGCCGAACCTCAACCTGCTCGCCGAGACCTTCTTCCCCAACGGCCAGTTCACCGGCCGCGCCGTGGAACGGCTGCTGTCCTCCGACCGGGCGATGAAGTCGTTGGCCAACAGCTTCCTCCTGGCCGTGGTCCTCGCTGTGACGGTGAACATCGTGGGCGTCTTCGTCGTCCTGGTCACCCAGTACTTCCGCATCCGCGGCTCCAGGACCCTGTGGCTCGGCTATGCGACGACGTTCCTCTTCGGCGGGATCGTGCTCGCAGCCGGCTACAAGTTCATCTACGGTGCGGACGGGATCGTCACCAAACTGGTGGCGAACTACTTCCCGGACATGGACCGGGAGTGGTTCGGTGGGTTCTTCGCCGTCCTCTTCGTCATGACCTTCGCCACCACCACCAATCACCTCCTCTTCCTCGGCAACGCGATCCGCAACGTCGACTTCCAGACGATCGAAGCGGCCCGGAACATGGGGGCCTCGGATTGGACGACACTTCGCAGGGTGGTCCTGCCGGTCCTGAAACCGACGCTCTTCGCGGTCACCATCCTGTCGTTCCTCACCGGATTGGGCGCACTCAGCGCCCCCCAGGTCCTCGGGGGCGAAGAGTTCCAGACCATCACGCCCATGATCCTGACGTTCGCGAACACCTCGACCTCCCGGGACATCGCAGCACTGCTCGCGCTGATCCTGGGACTGGCGACGATCGCGATGCTCGCCGTCATGACACGGCTCGAACGCGGGGGGACCTACTACTCCGTGGCCAAGGTGTCCGCTCCCCTGCAGAAACAGAGCATCAGGAGCCGCCCGGCGAATGTCGTCGTGCACGTCCTCGCCTACCTTCTCTTCCTCGTCTACACCTCGCCGCTCGTGCTGATCCTGCTGTACTCCTTCATGGACAGCACCGCCATCAGCACCGGAGTGCTGTCACTGGACAGGTTCACACTCGAGAACTACACCCGCGTGCTCTCCCAGGAATCAGCGCTCCGTCCCTTCGTCGTCAGCATCGTCTACAGCGGCCTCGCCGCGATCATCACGGTGGGAGGGCTGCTCTTCGTCGCACGCATCATCCAGAAACACCGCACGAGGATCACGTCGACGTTCGAGTACCTGCTGCATATTCCGTGGATCCTGCCGGCTGCGATGATCGCCCTCGGTCTCGTCATGACCTACGACGAACCCAACCCCCTCCTCGGAGGTGCCGTCCTCAGCGGCACGACGGTGATCCTCCTGGTCGCTTTCGTCGTCGTGAAGATCCCCTTCACCCTCCGGATGCTCAAGGCCGCCTTCACCTCCGTGAACGACTCCATGGAGGAAGCCGCGACTGTCATGGGCGCGGGCGCGCTCTACACCTTCCGCAGAATCCTCCTGCCCGCCGTCCTTCCCACGGCCGCCGCGATCGCGGCCCTCAACTTCAACAGCCAGCTGGACGACTACGACACGGCGGTGTTCCTCGCGCACCCGCTCTACCAACCCCTCGGGCTGCAGATCAAGGCCAACACCGATGGAGGAGCGGACGTCAACGCGATCGGGAACACCTTCGTCTACACCGTCCTGCTCATGATCCTGATGGGCCTGACGATGTACCTCGTCTACGGGCGGACCGGGAAGCGCCGGGCGAAGCGCGTGCCGGGCCGTCCCACAGCACCCACCGGACCGGACAGCCCCACCTCGATCCCCGGGAACCAGACCTCCCCTCTCCCCGGGCCCGCGGTTTCCGAGGAAGGCGCAACCGTCCCGGGTACGCCCTCGAGAGTCATGTAG